In Mercurialis annua linkage group LG6, ddMerAnnu1.2, whole genome shotgun sequence, the following are encoded in one genomic region:
- the LOC126653492 gene encoding uncharacterized calcium-binding protein At1g02270-like, whose protein sequence is MGRERRTKKSGNNGNNNNNINKGRISKIGSYAISSSMSMRDHRQQPCITCTTFNILAPIYKRLNLNNNQNSRESDYRAYWLTRNHRILDSLIRERSSIICLQEFWSGNEELVKMYEKRLGDAGYINFQLPRTNNRGDGLLTAVRKDYFRVINSREVLFNDFGDRVAQLLHVELDAPFSECRNKDTGQEILIVNTHLLFPHDSSLCIVRLHQVYKILQDVESYQKENKLNPMPIMLCGDWNGSKRGHVYKFLRSQGFVSSYDTAHQYADADVQKWVSHRNHRGNICGVDFIWLLNPNEYRKLLKTSWSEAVFDMFKYLLRRASLTEAEAFASLKTDNDGDCITYSGFCEALRQLNLTGHRHGLSAEEIKDLWLQADTDGNGLLDYKEFQQRIWHPASDQKDEISNELVEVGVRQEQTIGFSVENAVLFPPEAEKGRWPENYSLSDHARLTVVFSPIRMPCSQALS, encoded by the exons ATGGGAAGGGAACGGAGAACAAAGAAGAGCGGTAATAatggtaataataataataacattaataagGGAAGAATATCAAAGATTGGAAGCTATGCAATATCTTCATCAATGTCAATGAGAGACCACAGACAACAACCTTGTATTACATGTACAACGTTTAATATTTTGGCTCCTATTTATAAACGGCTTAAtcttaataataatcaaaactcCCGTGAAAGTGATTACAGAGCTTATTGGCTGACGAGAAACCACCGGATTTTGGATTCTTTGATAAGAGAACGTTCTTCCATTATTTGTCTGCAG GAATTCTGGTCGGGTAATGAAGAGCTTGTTAAAATGTATGAAAAAAGATTGGGTGATGCTGGTTATATTAATTTCCAGCTTCCACGAACTAATAACCGTGGCGATg GACTCCTAACTGCTGTTCGTAAGGACTATTTCAGAGTAATTAATTCCCGAGAAGTTCTTTTCAATGATTTTGGGGACCGAGTTGCTCAGTTGTTACATGTCGAATTAGATGCTCCTTTCTCCGAATGTCGAAACAAAGATACTGGTCAGGAAATCCTTATAGTGAACACTCATTTGTTATTTCCCCATGATTCGAGTTTGTGTATAGTAAGATTACATCAG GTCTATAAAATTCTGCAAGATGTGGAATCATATCAGAAGGAAAACAAGCTTAACCCCATGCCCATTATGCTTTGCGG CGATTGGAATGGGAGCAAGCGCGGACATGTTTACAAATTTCTTAGATCACAAGGTTTCGTGTCTTCATATGACACTGCTCATCAGTATGCGGATGCAGATGTTCAAAAG TGGGTTAGCCACCGCAATCACCGTGGGAACATATGTGGAGTGGATTTTATATGGCTTCTTAATCCCAATGAATACCGCAAACTACTTAAAACAAGTTGGAGTGAAGCAGTATTTGACATGTTCAAG TATCTACTTCGGAGAGCTTCACTTACAGAAGCGGAGGCCTTTGCTTCTTTGAAGACTGATAATGATGGTGATTGCATTACCTACTCAGGTTTCTGCGAAGCTCTTCGACAG CTTAATTTAACTGGTCATCGCCATGGACTCTCTGCTGAAGAGATAAAGGACTTATGGCTCCAAGCAGACACTGATGGGAATGGCCTTCTAGATTACAAGGAATTCCAG CAGCGAATTTGGCATCCTGCATCGGACCAAAAAGATGAAATCAGCAATGAATTAGTTGAAGTTGGCGTTCGGCAAGAGCAAACAATCGGTTTCAGCGTGGAGAATGCAGTACTTTTTCCTCCTGAAGCAGAGAAAGGAAGATGGCCAGAAAATTATTCTCTATCCGATCACGCTAGACTCACTGTGGTATTCTCACCAATACGAATGCCATGCTCACAGGCATTATCTTGA